The genomic DNA TATGGACATGGACGCCTGGTTGCTTATTCAAGGAAACCTACGTAACAACGACGAATGCCGCTACACACTTGACCATTATGAGAGCCATGTTTTTTTCGACGCAGGCTTCCTGGGAACTGTTTCCGAGACTTGGAACCTTGATACCCGGACGTATGGAATGACTGCCGGGCAGTGGCTCAACCTTGTCGTGTCTGGAACACACAAGCGCATACCAGGGATACCGCTCAAAGACCACATTCTGAACAAATTCAAGTTTAACCCCCAAAATGCCAATATCGAATGGTTGAACAACTTTGTCGGCGCAGAAATCAGCCACTGCACGGGAAACGCCCGTCGCGTCAGAATGAGAGACATTCTCAAACTACGTTCCGTCCAAGGTCGCCTACTGCGCTACGACCCCCTGTGGGAGGCTACTGACTGGGGAAGACGATTCTATGAGGCCCTcagagacgacgaggttCGTGTGCTGACGGATTTGTGGGATCAAAACGTGGAAATGCGGAGGAATATAGCAAATCTCATTTGTCAGATTCTTGAGCTTCTACACACCACTGGGACCCAAGGAGAGCACCTCATCGTTGCTTACTTTAGCAAGAATGTCGACAGGCAGATAGAGCTGAACGTCCGCGGCAACGATTGGGCGAGGCTCTTCGAGGACAGCGAAAAGTCAGCGACATTCGCGGTCGTTGGCGACACCTGCATGACGTATCAGGGGACCGCCCGGGAAACCGTTGCTCGATGCTTGTGCGGTCGGGACGGCCTGGGCCTATACACCACGGTCCTACAAACGAGAGTCCTGTTTCCAGATGGCTTCCCGTGTTCAAACGACATCGTCTCCATCAAGCCACACAAAGGAAATTACCGCATCTTACATGTTGAGACGAATCGCGCAAAACAAGTCATGCTGGAGCCCGCGGACGCGAACATATCTAGGCGGAAACCCGTTCACGGGTGGGAAGTCATGGATGGagatcctcggcggcctcgagaaCAGCACGAAATGCGAGCCATCATCAAAGCCTCTACTGTAACCCACGCTGGCATGAACAGGGAAAGGCAGGCGCCACTTGTCGCACCCGCCGAGGCGCATCACCACCGGAGCAATGGATTACAAGGTGCTCCTGCAGCAAACCAGCGCAGAAAGCAAAGGAGGCAACGAAAGAGCCCTCGAACACAAACGCCCAATCAATGCTGTTATATTCTCTAGCAAATCTTCTCTCAGGCCACTCTAGAGTCTCTCAGTGAGACGTAAGCCGCGCCACTTCATGTACGTCTACGACAAGTCCATGGCATCGCACTCATCCCCATTCAGGTCAGAACTCGGCTAACCCCTTCTCAAGCTCGCCCCCAGAACACTCGTCAGAAACGACACCACGTCGTCCATGCCTTGAGGCGAATTAAACCAGTGTCCTCCACGCTGGTACTCGCGCCAGGCGACGTTGGCGCCAAACCCCCTCAGAGACTCCCGTAGGGTTCGGCCGtactcgacgaggacgagcgggTCGTCGACGCAGTGCTCCAGCAGGATGGGCGTGTTGCGCAACACCTCATTGTCCGTCGGTGCGTCTGCCAATCCCAGCACCCCGCGCGTGTCCCCAAGGCTGCGTCCCGGGAACGGCATCCTGCACGAGAAGCCCATGTACGCGGCAAGGCGCCGGGGCAGAACCtcgccctgcggcggcggcggcgtcgtcgtcgtcgtcgcggccttGGGAATGTTGAGATTGAGCAGCGTgtgcgtcgccgtggcggcaCCTTGACTGATGCCCGCCAGGATGATGCGATCCCACCGTCCCTCCAGCAGCgctgcctcctcggcgagcaggtTTCGTATTCGTGCGACGCTCGGCTTCAAGCCCTCGGCCTGGTGATGCTCGTGGTCGGAGAAGTCGCGCACGTCCCAGATGTCGAACCACTGCGAGACCTGGTCCCCAGGCGCGGTCCGGCAGGGGAAGATGCCGGCGGTAGGAAACACCCAGCGAAAGGACGGAAACTCCTCGCGGAGGGTGTAGTTGCGCGAGTCGGTGGACAGCCAAAGAGAGTCGCAGAATTGGGGAGCCGTGTCGCCGCGACCGTGTAAGAAGACGAcggtgtgcgtgtgcgcctCCGCTGGGGCGATGATGGTCGGTGAAGGCGTCATACTTGGAGTCCTCACTGTATGTGTGATTTCCGACGTTGAGATTCCTTGCGTTCGTGGTTGTGTTCACACTATGCGGTTGAAGGAGAGCGAAGGTGGCCTGACCAACGATCCCGTGGTTGATTGAGCGTTATAACAGCAACACCTTGAGGATGAAGGAAACATCAAGGCGGGTGGGCGCCTGCAGCTTTGTCGGGCGCTTGGAGTGGCCGAATAATGCAACCCGAGACGAGCCAACAGGCACCAGCCTGCAGACTGTCTACATGTAAGCGCCAGCCACGGTTTGCAGCCGTCTTTCCATGGGCCGACTGCTTCGCCACGACACATGATGCAGGGTCGTCCCCAAAAAATGTTGGCCTTTTCGGCGCTTCATTATCAAGTGTGACAGCGAAGTGTCTCGCTTATGTTGGTATCTCGGTATCAAACAGCGTCGCCCTCTTCCCAGCTTCTTTTCTCAACTTCGACCTCTTTAGAATAGTCTCCAAATGCCCCGAATATCCGGTAAATCTGACTCTCTAGCCTTTCTTCATATCTGAACGACTCGAAGAGCATCTTGGTGTACTCCCAATACTCGGGGTAGAACCCAGCTGTCTCCCAGTCCACTATGCCCGTCACATGCCAACCCATCGTCCCGTCTTCGTTCCTACGTTCATCAATCAGTATGTTGCGGAAGTTCAAGTCGGCATGAGTAAAGACGGCTTTGTGGCCCTCCCGACCCAAGTCATCCGgatggcgcagcagcgcattGAAGCCATCTTCGCTTACGAAAGGCCCAAACGGCGTGGCGTCTCGGATGCGATGATCGAGGATCGGGCCACCCATGGAGTTGCAAATCATGTATCCGTCGCCCACGTTCTTGGGCAAAACCCGAATTTGTGAGACAATACTTTGTATCTCTTTAACAAAGGTAGCCATTCCGCCGTCAGATAGCTCGTCGTAACAATTGATAGCCGGCGTACCAGGCATCTGTGTCATAAGCAGGTACTCCTTCTGACGAAAGAGATACCCTCTAGAGGCGACAACAGCAATGTCTAGTACCTTTGGAGCCGGCACATTTGTGTATTTCTGAATCATTTGCAGAGCGCTGAATTCGTTACGACGTAAGTCAGGATCTCCAGGGTATTTCCGGAACAGACCAAAGGGCAATTTCTGAACCGAGTTGCCTTGGCTCCCGTAAAGAATACCGCCTATCTTTCGCAGGCATTCACATGCAAAATGTCGAACTCGGTCTAGGTACAAACGCCAGGCCAGAAGTATAGCAGGTCGTAACAAGCCGGCGATATTTGCGAAGAAGCCCTTAAGATGGTAGGGGCGCCTCGGTGTGTTGCTTCCGCGACAGGGTTCGCTGCTCTATCTCGAGCCAGCGAACGCTCTCTGAAAGCCGAGCATGGGTGCCAACAAATCTGGCATCGATAGGTGGAAATTCTTGACGGGAGTGATCGCCCAGGAGCGGACATGTCCCGCTCACGAGCAGTGGTCCGTTTCTCAGCCCGATGAAGACGGGACGTATCCGATACTAAATGGCATAACGTGATCAGCGTCACACGCCAGTCCATTCAATTGAACCCCGTCAAGAAGGCCTGAGATTCCTGACCCATCTCGATCATGGATGGTTATCGCCTGTCCATCCTCACTTCGCGTCGAGCGAAGGCAGTGGCTGCTGACTTTCGAACCAACCAGTGATTATGGAAAGCCAGGACGCTCATGGGCTCTCTTACGCATCTGAGCCACCAATCTCGATATGATGGCGTGAAAAAGGCGCTTAGCATGTCGAACACATGGCTCTGGCGGATCAACAGTAAGGGTTAGCAGACATGCCTTGGGAGGCGTCGACCATACGTACGTTACACTGGGTCCAGTCCGATGGAAGAGGTAATACTGGCGCGACTATAAGCGGGTCTTTTGTAGTGCCAGCCTTTCCTGTGATGCAGCATCTCATGCCATCGCGTTCCAATATCATGGAGGCTTCCTCCTCACTTGGGGGTTCAGGCAATGTGCCGCGTTGTGAAACTGGCGCTGTCAGAGATGGGGGCGGAAATGAGGGCCCAAAAGGGACGGTAACGAG from Purpureocillium takamizusanense chromosome 4, complete sequence includes the following:
- a CDS encoding uncharacterized protein (COG:I~EggNog:ENOG503P2JM), which codes for MTPSPTIIAPAEAHTHTVVFLHGRGDTAPQFCDSLWLSTDSRNYTLREEFPSFRWVFPTAGIFPCRTAPGDQVSQWFDIWDVRDFSDHEHHQAEGLKPSVARIRNLLAEEAALLEGRWDRIILAGISQGAATATHTLLNLNIPKAATTTTTPPPPQGEVLPRRLAAYMGFSCRMPFPGRSLGDTRGVLGLADAPTDNEVLRNTPILLEHCVDDPLVLVEYGRTLRESLRGFGANVAWREYQRGGHWFNSPQGMDDVVSFLTSVLGASLRRG
- a CDS encoding uncharacterized protein (EggNog:ENOG503PB9H~COG:S), whose protein sequence is MIQKYTNVPAPKVLDIAVVASRGYLFRQKEYLLMTQMPGTPAINCYDELSDGGMATFVKEIQSIVSQIRVLPKNVGDGYMICNSMGGPILDHRIRDATPFGPFVSEDGFNALLRHPDDLGREGHKAVFTHADLNFRNILIDERRNEDGTMGWHVTGIVDWETAGFYPEYWEYTKMLFESFRYEERLESQIYRIFGAFGDYSKEVEVEKRSWEEGDAV
- a CDS encoding uncharacterized protein (COG:J~EggNog:ENOG503PCHX); the encoded protein is MTSEEKFAVLAKIQTFADVWGPVWSVPAQDGKPTHMSQHLLSKGVIRAPYGQQNPQIAGRMAVLCHWDRYRSPVQQKHDARLYTYMDMDAWLLIQGNLRNNDECRYTLDHYESHVFFDAGFLGTVSETWNLDTRTYGMTAGQWLNLVVSGTHKRIPGIPLKDHILNKFKFNPQNANIEWLNNFVGAEISHCTGNARRVRMRDILKLRSVQGRLLRYDPLWEATDWGRRFYEALRDDEVRVLTDLWDQNVEMRRNIANLICQILELLHTTGTQGEHLIVAYFSKNVDRQIELNVRGNDWARLFEDSEKSATFAVVGDTCMTYQGTARETVARCLCGRDGLGLYTTVLQTRVLFPDGFPCSNDIVSIKPHKGNYRILHVETNRAKQVMLEPADANISRRKPVHGWEVMDGDPRRPREQHEMRAIIKASTVTHAGMNRERQAPLVAPAEAHHHRSNGLQGAPAANQRRKQRRQRKSPRTQTPNQCCYIL